The Longimicrobiaceae bacterium genome includes a region encoding these proteins:
- the kdsB gene encoding 3-deoxy-manno-octulosonate cytidylyltransferase → MNAPVLGVIPARLGSSRLPRKPLHNIAGRPLVEWVWRRAVGMRCLDAVAIATDSEEVAEAARAFGAVAVMTSPAHPSGTDRVAEVAVTERYAGFPVIVNVQGDEPFVREDHVEEAVRLVRDGGWDVGTVASPLSSVEEWRTPSVVKVVRDDAGGAMLFSRAPVPFVRDADPAPGDLASGSFLRHVGIYAYTREALLRWVALPEGVLERIERLEQLRPLAAGMRIGVARVGAGEGGIDTPADAARAEALLASTEVR, encoded by the coding sequence GTGAACGCCCCCGTCCTGGGGGTGATCCCGGCCCGGCTCGGCTCCTCGCGCCTCCCCCGAAAGCCGCTCCACAACATCGCCGGCAGGCCGCTCGTGGAGTGGGTCTGGCGGCGGGCCGTTGGCATGCGGTGCCTGGACGCGGTGGCGATCGCGACCGACAGCGAGGAGGTTGCGGAAGCCGCCCGCGCGTTCGGCGCAGTGGCGGTGATGACGTCGCCCGCGCATCCCTCCGGGACCGACCGGGTGGCGGAGGTGGCGGTGACCGAGCGGTACGCCGGCTTTCCCGTGATCGTGAACGTGCAGGGCGACGAGCCTTTCGTGCGCGAGGACCACGTGGAAGAGGCCGTGCGCCTGGTGCGCGACGGCGGGTGGGACGTGGGCACCGTGGCATCGCCGCTCTCGTCCGTCGAGGAGTGGCGGACGCCTAGTGTGGTGAAGGTGGTAAGGGACGACGCGGGAGGGGCGATGCTCTTCTCGCGCGCTCCCGTTCCCTTCGTCCGCGACGCGGACCCTGCGCCGGGCGACCTCGCCTCAGGATCGTTCCTGCGCCACGTGGGCATCTACGCGTACACCCGCGAGGCGCTGCTGCGCTGGGTGGCGCTGCCCGAGGGCGTGCTGGAGCGCATCGAGCGGCTGGAGCAGTTGCGGCCGCTGGCGGCGGGCATGCGCATCGGCGTGGCGCGCGTGGGGGCGGGCGAGGGCGGCATCGACACGCCGGCCGACGCGGCGCGGGCCGAGGCGCTGCTCGCATCTACAGAAGTTCGTTGA
- a CDS encoding CTP synthase, producing MTALNTTPTKYIFVTGGVVSSLGKGIAAASIGRLLVERGLRVTIQKFDPYINVDPGTLSPFQHGEVFVTDDGAETDLDLGHYERFVGESLSQANSITTGRIYQDVITRERRGEYLGATVQVIPHITDAIKGAIRRLAPNHDVVITEIGGTVGDIESLPFLEAIRQYRQEVGREHTLFIHLTLIPYIAAAGELKTKPTQHSVRELMEIGIQPDILICRSEHPIAPEMRRKIALFTNVDVASVIEARDASTIYEVPLDYARQRLDEQVCAKLGLNVPKPDLAEWKALVDRVKSPQNGAVRIAVVGKYVALVDSYKSVQEALIHGGIANDAKVQIDWLSSEDFENGQCADKLAAYHGLLIPGGFGVRGVEGMLSAIRWSRENGLPFFGVCLGMQTAVIEFARSVCGLQEAHSAEWERDTTDPVICLMDSQRQVTDLGGTMRLGAYTARLKPGSRAAEIYGDTEISERHRHRYEVNNAYREVLTENGVALSGLSPDGNLVEMIEIPSHPYFVATQAHPELKSRPDQPHPLFASFVAAALVRRDSQAQDETSKETGEMAEVSA from the coding sequence ATGACGGCGCTGAACACGACTCCCACCAAGTACATCTTCGTCACCGGCGGCGTGGTCAGCTCGCTGGGGAAGGGCATCGCCGCGGCGTCCATCGGGCGCCTGCTGGTGGAGCGCGGCCTGCGCGTGACGATCCAGAAGTTCGACCCGTACATCAACGTGGACCCGGGCACGCTGTCGCCCTTCCAGCACGGCGAGGTCTTCGTGACCGACGACGGCGCGGAGACCGACCTGGACCTGGGCCACTACGAGCGCTTCGTGGGCGAGTCGCTCAGCCAGGCGAACAGCATCACCACGGGCCGCATCTACCAGGACGTGATCACGCGCGAGCGGCGCGGCGAGTACCTGGGCGCCACGGTGCAGGTCATCCCCCACATCACCGACGCCATCAAGGGCGCCATCCGCCGGCTGGCGCCCAACCACGACGTGGTGATCACCGAGATCGGCGGCACGGTGGGCGACATCGAGTCGCTGCCGTTCCTGGAGGCCATCCGCCAGTACCGGCAGGAGGTGGGGCGCGAGCACACGCTGTTCATCCACCTCACGCTCATCCCGTACATCGCCGCGGCGGGCGAGCTGAAGACGAAGCCCACGCAGCACTCGGTGCGCGAGCTGATGGAGATCGGGATCCAGCCGGACATCCTCATCTGCCGCAGCGAGCACCCCATCGCGCCGGAGATGCGCCGCAAGATCGCGCTCTTCACCAACGTGGACGTGGCCAGCGTGATCGAGGCCCGCGACGCCAGCACCATCTACGAGGTGCCGCTGGACTACGCGCGCCAGCGGCTGGACGAGCAGGTCTGCGCCAAGCTGGGGCTGAACGTGCCCAAGCCCGACCTGGCGGAGTGGAAGGCGCTGGTGGACCGCGTGAAGAGCCCGCAGAACGGCGCCGTCCGCATCGCCGTCGTGGGCAAGTACGTGGCGCTGGTCGACTCGTACAAGTCGGTGCAGGAGGCGCTGATCCACGGCGGCATCGCCAACGACGCCAAGGTGCAGATCGACTGGCTGTCGTCGGAAGATTTCGAGAACGGGCAGTGCGCGGACAAGCTGGCGGCGTACCACGGCCTGCTCATCCCCGGCGGCTTCGGGGTGCGCGGGGTGGAGGGGATGCTCTCGGCCATCCGCTGGTCGCGCGAGAACGGGCTGCCGTTCTTCGGCGTGTGCCTGGGGATGCAGACGGCGGTGATCGAGTTCGCGCGCTCGGTGTGCGGCCTGCAGGAGGCGCACTCGGCCGAGTGGGAGCGCGACACGACCGACCCGGTGATCTGCCTGATGGATTCGCAGCGCCAGGTGACGGACCTGGGCGGCACCATGCGCCTGGGCGCCTACACGGCGCGCCTGAAGCCCGGCTCGCGCGCGGCCGAGATCTACGGCGACACCGAGATCAGCGAGCGCCACCGGCACCGCTACGAGGTGAACAACGCCTACCGCGAGGTGCTGACCGAGAACGGCGTGGCGCTCAGCGGCCTCTCGCCCGACGGAAACCTGGTGGAGATGATCGAGATCCCCAGCCATCCGTACTTCGTGGCCACGCAGGCGCACCCGGAGCTGAAGAGCCGCCCGGACCAGCCGCACCCGCTCTTCGCCTCGTTCGTCGCCGCCGCCCTCGTGCGCCGCGACTCGCAGGCGCAGGACGAGACGTCGAAAGAGACAGGCGAGATGGCGGAGGTCAGCGCGTGA
- the kdsA gene encoding 3-deoxy-8-phosphooctulonate synthase, with the protein MSDADPRAAVREALSSEAAPSSTPAAPFVGAAPSPAQSAPPAAKVQDGEVRTVGFENRLPDGTEPVFRHADGVSSTEGAPSSASADDMASLFRVGGPFFLIAGPCVLEDEALNVGIAEALAKLGELLHLPIIYKASFDKANRSSAGSPRGPGLDEGLEKLARVKAATGMPIITDVHAPEQCAAVAQVADVLQIPAFLCRQTDLLVAAGATGRPVNVKKGQWMGPLEMRGAAAKVRGAGAAGLALTERGTFFGYGNLVVDMRTFVQMREACDAPTVFDGTHSVQRPGEGQGISGGEPRFIPHLVRAAVAAGADALFLETHPRPETAPSDSTNMLPLERMRPLLEEVLALRAALGLNRANGL; encoded by the coding sequence GTGAGCGACGCCGATCCGCGCGCCGCCGTGCGCGAGGCGCTGTCGTCCGAGGCCGCTCCGTCGTCCACGCCTGCCGCGCCGTTCGTCGGTGCCGCTCCGTCGCCAGCGCAGTCCGCGCCACCGGCGGCCAAGGTGCAGGATGGCGAGGTGCGGACGGTCGGGTTCGAGAACAGGCTGCCGGACGGGACGGAGCCAGTGTTCCGCCACGCGGACGGTGTGTCGTCGACAGAAGGTGCTCCGTCCTCCGCATCCGCTGACGACATGGCGAGCCTGTTCCGCGTGGGCGGGCCGTTCTTCCTGATCGCCGGGCCGTGCGTGCTGGAGGACGAGGCGCTGAACGTGGGGATCGCGGAGGCGCTGGCGAAGCTGGGCGAGCTGCTGCACCTGCCCATCATCTACAAGGCGTCGTTCGACAAGGCCAACCGCAGCTCCGCCGGGTCGCCGCGCGGGCCGGGGCTGGACGAGGGGCTGGAGAAGCTGGCGCGCGTGAAGGCGGCGACCGGCATGCCGATCATCACCGACGTGCACGCGCCGGAGCAGTGCGCGGCCGTGGCGCAGGTGGCCGACGTGCTCCAGATCCCCGCCTTCCTCTGCCGGCAGACGGACCTTCTCGTCGCCGCGGGCGCGACGGGGCGGCCGGTGAACGTGAAGAAGGGCCAGTGGATGGGACCGCTGGAGATGCGCGGCGCGGCGGCCAAGGTTCGCGGCGCGGGTGCGGCCGGCCTCGCGCTGACCGAGCGCGGCACCTTCTTCGGCTACGGCAACCTGGTGGTGGACATGCGCACCTTCGTGCAGATGCGCGAGGCGTGCGACGCGCCCACCGTGTTCGACGGCACGCACTCGGTGCAGCGCCCGGGCGAGGGGCAGGGGATCAGCGGCGGGGAGCCGCGCTTCATCCCCCACCTGGTCCGCGCGGCCGTCGCTGCCGGGGCCGATGCGCTCTTCCTGGAGACGCACCCGCGGCCGGAGACGGCGCCGTCGGACTCCACCAACATGCTGCCGCTGGAGCGGATGCGGCCGCTGCTGGAAGAGGTGCTCGCGCTGCGGGCGGCGCTGGGCCTGAACCGCGCGAACGGGCTCTGA
- the xerD gene encoding site-specific tyrosine recombinase XerD has product MDSADAKPPGVSGDTRASGADSVDASGSGSESADARQSSGEPADSRRSGEGSADAKRSAAAADADAAEALTAAQAARELDDTRRRFGVEGFLDHMRFERGLSELTVDAYRHDVVRLASFARTLGRAAPREVTTADLRKYVLHIKDLGLAPRSIARNVSALRTYFGFLLAENEVVADPSERIDAPKAWRTLPDVLSVAEIEALMGAPDLSHALAWRDRAMLEFAYASGVRVSELTDLRLRNLFLDDEFASVFGKGGKERGVPIGRKAIGAISIYLRETRPKLDRGKSEGRVFLNARGGPLTRMGVWKILQGHVKAAGIEKHVSPHTLRHSFATHLLEGGADLVAVQEMLGHADISTTQIYTHVDRTYLAQVHRSFHPRA; this is encoded by the coding sequence ATGGATTCGGCAGATGCGAAGCCCCCCGGGGTTTCGGGAGATACACGGGCATCCGGCGCCGATTCGGTAGATGCGAGCGGGTCCGGCAGCGAATCGGCGGATGCGCGGCAGTCCAGCGGAGAACCAGCGGATTCGCGGCGCTCCGGCGAGGGTTCCGCGGATGCGAAGCGATCCGCCGCGGCGGCAGACGCGGACGCGGCGGAGGCGCTGACGGCGGCGCAGGCGGCGAGGGAGCTGGACGATACGCGACGGCGGTTCGGGGTGGAGGGCTTCCTGGACCACATGCGCTTCGAGCGCGGCCTCTCGGAGCTCACGGTGGATGCGTACCGGCACGACGTGGTGCGCCTGGCCAGCTTCGCGCGCACGCTGGGCCGCGCCGCCCCGCGCGAGGTCACCACGGCGGACCTGCGCAAGTACGTGCTGCACATAAAGGACCTGGGCCTGGCGCCGCGCTCCATCGCCCGCAACGTCTCGGCGCTGCGCACGTACTTCGGCTTCTTGCTGGCCGAGAACGAGGTGGTGGCCGACCCCAGCGAGCGCATCGACGCGCCCAAGGCGTGGCGCACGCTGCCGGACGTGCTCTCCGTGGCCGAGATCGAGGCGCTGATGGGCGCGCCGGACCTGTCGCACGCGCTGGCGTGGCGCGACCGCGCGATGCTGGAGTTCGCCTACGCGAGCGGCGTGCGCGTGTCCGAGCTGACGGACCTGCGGCTTCGCAACCTGTTCCTGGACGACGAGTTCGCCAGCGTCTTCGGCAAGGGCGGCAAGGAGCGCGGGGTGCCCATCGGGCGCAAGGCCATCGGCGCGATCTCCATCTACCTGCGCGAGACGCGGCCGAAGCTGGACCGCGGCAAGAGCGAAGGCCGTGTGTTCCTGAACGCGCGCGGTGGGCCGCTCACCCGCATGGGCGTGTGGAAGATCCTGCAGGGACACGTGAAGGCGGCGGGCATCGAGAAGCACGTCAGCCCGCACACGCTGCGGCACTCGTTCGCCACGCACCTGCTGGAGGGCGGCGCGGACCTCGTGGCTGTTCAGGAGATGCTGGGCCACGCGGACATCTCAACGACGCAGATCTACACGCACGTGGACCGCACCTACCTCGCGCAGGTGCACCGCAGCTTCCACCCGCGGGCGTAG
- a CDS encoding aminodeoxychorismate/anthranilate synthase component II: protein MILVIDNYDSFTWNLVQYLGELGAEMEVRRNDALTVEQIREMAPERIVISPGPCTPAEAGVSVDVIRELGATTPILGVCLGHQSIGAAYGGRVVRAARPMHGKTSPIAHRGQGIFAGVPSPLTVARYHSLVIEPSTLPDALEVVAWTDEPGHETEIQAVRHREHPVWGVQFHPESIASEGGREILRNFLEL, encoded by the coding sequence ATGATCCTGGTTATAGATAACTACGACAGCTTCACCTGGAATCTGGTCCAGTATCTCGGCGAACTGGGGGCGGAGATGGAGGTCCGCCGCAACGACGCGCTGACGGTGGAGCAGATCCGGGAGATGGCGCCGGAGCGCATCGTCATCTCCCCCGGCCCGTGCACGCCGGCCGAGGCAGGCGTGTCGGTTGATGTGATCCGCGAGCTCGGCGCGACGACGCCGATCCTGGGCGTGTGCCTGGGCCACCAGTCGATCGGAGCGGCCTACGGCGGCCGGGTCGTGCGCGCGGCGCGGCCCATGCACGGGAAGACGTCGCCCATCGCGCACCGGGGGCAGGGCATCTTCGCGGGCGTGCCGTCGCCGCTCACCGTGGCCCGCTACCACTCGCTCGTGATCGAGCCCTCCACGCTGCCGGACGCGCTGGAGGTGGTGGCGTGGACCGACGAGCCGGGGCACGAGACGGAGATCCAGGCCGTGCGGCACCGCGAGCATCCCGTGTGGGGCGTGCAGTTCCATCCCGAGTCCATCGCCAGCGAGGGGGGTCGCGAGATCCTCCGCAACTTCCTGGAACTATGA
- a CDS encoding HAD hydrolase family protein — MTETIPPELARRIRLVVLDVDGVLTDGGIYLGATDAGERVELKRYDIQDGLGIRMIQEAGIAVSIVTGRESRSVALRAAELGIDEVHQDATAAKLRIVTGMLERLGIGWDETAFVGDDLPDLAILRRVGLPAVVGNATPDARASAVWRARAHGGRGAVREFAEALLGARGEWATRVEAYVADREAGL; from the coding sequence ATGACGGAGACGATCCCGCCGGAACTGGCCCGCCGCATCCGCCTCGTGGTGCTGGACGTGGACGGCGTGCTCACGGATGGCGGCATCTACCTGGGCGCGACCGACGCGGGCGAGCGCGTGGAGCTGAAGCGCTACGACATCCAGGATGGGCTTGGCATCCGCATGATCCAGGAAGCCGGCATCGCCGTCTCCATCGTGACCGGGCGCGAGTCTCGTTCGGTGGCGCTGCGGGCGGCGGAGCTGGGCATCGACGAGGTGCACCAGGACGCGACGGCTGCCAAGCTCCGCATCGTCACCGGCATGCTGGAGCGGCTGGGGATCGGGTGGGACGAGACGGCGTTCGTGGGCGACGACCTGCCGGACCTGGCGATCCTGCGCCGCGTGGGCCTTCCCGCGGTGGTCGGCAACGCGACGCCGGATGCGCGGGCGTCGGCGGTCTGGCGGGCGCGGGCGCACGGCGGGCGCGGCGCGGTGCGCGAGTTCGCCGAGGCGCTGCTGGGCGCGCGCGGCGAGTGGGCCACACGCGTGGAGGCGTACGTGGCCGACCGCGAGGCGGGCCTGTGA